A genomic region of Nitrospira lenta contains the following coding sequences:
- a CDS encoding GspE/PulE family protein, whose protein sequence is MNDEGEAKGKELMESPSGKISEVVSPEIVQRPLRKSSSARMDRERRLLALLETRGVLSRDEAEAALEAIQAEGVDLEALLLDTHHVAKSDFGAVLSEYYSCPFLAYDERAVLEVALLKNLRIEYLRKSAWVPIKRQGTVVEILRTDPQDLDKDPDIRRAFPRLTIRVVVGLRRDLEKWLLLATEQSARGAIADILGELVHEVWSETDGTAQQITEHDSAIVRLANQLIAEADRLGASDIHIEPYSTGRDTVVRFRVDGICFPYMKIPSGYRRAVVSRIKIMANLDIAERRKPQDGKIRYRLAKDRDLELRVATLPTAGENEDVTLRLLTAKTPMPLEAMEFMPGVLQCVKELAECPQGILLCVGPTGSGKTTTLHALLKQVNTDARKIVTAEDPIELTQEGLRQVQVHPKIGFTFAAAMRAFLRADPDVIMIGEMRDKETADIAIEASLTGHLVMSTLHTNSAVETVTRLLDMGCDAFNFADAMLGVLAQRLCKRLCVHCKEPYHPDRQEFSDLVQAYGVADWDRVGVTHSPELYLYRARGCERCNQSGFKGRMALHELLVGSDEVKRCIQSRARTAEMATVARREGMVTLLQHGIQKIFEGATTYRQVRAVAVK, encoded by the coding sequence ATGAATGACGAAGGAGAGGCGAAAGGGAAAGAGCTGATGGAGAGTCCAAGCGGAAAAATTTCTGAGGTGGTTTCCCCTGAGATCGTTCAACGTCCGTTGCGCAAGTCTTCGTCTGCTCGCATGGATCGGGAGCGCCGTCTCCTTGCGCTGTTGGAGACTCGCGGTGTGCTCAGTCGAGATGAGGCAGAAGCCGCGCTTGAGGCGATACAGGCGGAAGGCGTCGACCTAGAAGCGCTCCTTCTCGACACCCATCACGTTGCCAAGTCTGACTTTGGTGCCGTGCTCAGCGAGTATTATAGCTGTCCGTTTCTTGCGTATGATGAACGCGCCGTCCTAGAGGTGGCGCTCCTCAAAAATCTTCGCATTGAGTACCTTCGGAAAAGCGCCTGGGTGCCGATCAAGCGGCAAGGAACGGTGGTGGAGATTCTGCGGACGGATCCGCAGGATCTCGATAAAGATCCGGATATCCGGCGGGCGTTTCCCCGGTTGACGATTCGAGTCGTGGTTGGACTGCGGCGCGATCTCGAAAAGTGGTTGCTTCTGGCCACTGAGCAGTCAGCTCGCGGGGCGATCGCCGACATTCTCGGCGAACTTGTGCATGAGGTTTGGAGTGAAACCGACGGCACCGCTCAGCAGATTACGGAGCACGATTCCGCTATTGTACGATTGGCTAACCAATTGATCGCGGAGGCAGATCGGCTGGGGGCTTCGGATATTCATATCGAGCCCTATTCGACCGGACGTGACACCGTTGTCCGCTTTCGTGTTGACGGGATCTGCTTTCCCTACATGAAGATTCCCTCCGGCTACAGGCGCGCGGTGGTGTCACGCATCAAAATCATGGCCAATCTCGATATTGCAGAGCGGCGTAAACCTCAGGACGGCAAGATTCGCTATCGTCTCGCAAAAGATCGAGACCTTGAGTTGCGTGTGGCGACGCTTCCTACAGCAGGCGAGAACGAAGATGTGACGTTGCGACTCCTGACCGCAAAAACACCGATGCCACTGGAGGCCATGGAGTTTATGCCGGGCGTTTTGCAGTGCGTGAAGGAGTTGGCTGAGTGTCCGCAGGGCATTCTTCTCTGCGTAGGTCCGACCGGATCCGGGAAAACGACCACACTGCATGCTCTGTTGAAGCAGGTGAATACCGATGCCCGTAAGATTGTGACGGCTGAGGATCCGATCGAGCTGACCCAGGAGGGGCTCCGTCAAGTACAGGTGCATCCCAAGATAGGCTTCACCTTTGCTGCGGCCATGCGGGCGTTTCTGCGCGCCGATCCGGATGTCATCATGATCGGGGAGATGCGCGACAAAGAAACAGCGGATATCGCGATTGAGGCATCGCTGACTGGTCATCTGGTCATGAGCACGTTGCACACCAACAGTGCCGTCGAGACCGTGACGCGTCTGTTGGACATGGGGTGCGATGCGTTCAACTTTGCCGATGCGATGTTAGGCGTACTGGCGCAACGATTGTGCAAGCGCCTCTGTGTGCATTGCAAAGAGCCGTACCATCCGGATCGGCAGGAGTTTAGCGACTTGGTTCAGGCCTATGGAGTGGCTGACTGGGATCGAGTCGGCGTCACGCATTCGCCGGAGCTGTATCTCTATCGCGCACGTGGATGCGAGCGGTGCAATCAGAGTGGATTCAAAGGCCGAATGGCGCTGCATGAATTGCTGGTCGGTTCCGACGAGGTGAAGCGGTGTATTCAGTCTCGGGCTCGAACGGCGGAGATGGCCACCGTCGCGAGGCGTGAGGGCATGGTGACGCTACTTCAACATGGGATTCAGAAAATCTTCGAAGGTGCCACCACCTATAGGCAAGTTCGTGCCGTGGCCGTGAAATAA
- the rlmB gene encoding 23S rRNA (guanosine(2251)-2'-O)-methyltransferase RlmB: protein MAPADGSDDSQELLYGLHAVREALKAGSRPLQRLHVIRTDKQFAELVQLARALHVPVHIQPLASLDRLAPGGRHQGIVAFAAAKAYQTEESILAGAAKRNEPPLLVILDGVEDPHNLGAVLRTAEGAGVHGVFIPERRAAGLTSVVAKVSAGAIDHIPVARVTNTSRLLESLKAAGVWIYGLDPAATKLFTEVDFRGPVGLVFGGEGAGIRPGVLQHCDERIRIPMKGHVQSLNVSASAAVTLFEAVRQRAVPVPTRPR from the coding sequence ATGGCACCAGCCGATGGAAGCGATGACAGCCAGGAGCTTCTCTATGGTCTCCATGCGGTCCGGGAAGCGCTGAAGGCCGGTAGCAGGCCGTTGCAGCGGCTGCATGTGATTCGGACTGATAAACAGTTTGCCGAGCTAGTGCAGTTAGCGCGGGCGCTGCATGTGCCGGTTCATATCCAGCCGCTGGCGTCTCTTGATCGGCTGGCTCCCGGTGGTCGACACCAGGGGATTGTGGCCTTTGCCGCAGCGAAGGCCTACCAGACAGAAGAATCCATTCTTGCCGGCGCTGCCAAACGGAATGAGCCGCCGTTACTAGTGATTCTCGATGGTGTGGAGGATCCGCATAATCTCGGCGCCGTGCTTCGTACTGCCGAGGGCGCTGGTGTGCATGGCGTGTTTATTCCCGAGCGGCGGGCGGCTGGGCTGACTTCGGTGGTGGCGAAAGTGTCGGCCGGGGCGATCGACCATATTCCTGTTGCGCGCGTGACGAATACGAGTCGATTGTTGGAGTCCTTGAAAGCGGCGGGGGTGTGGATTTACGGCCTGGATCCGGCGGCGACGAAGCTGTTTACCGAGGTGGATTTTCGAGGCCCTGTCGGGTTGGTTTTTGGGGGAGAGGGTGCGGGGATTCGTCCCGGCGTATTACAGCATTGCGATGAACGGATTCGCATTCCGATGAAGGGGCATGTGCAGTCGCTGAATGTCTCAGCTTCTGCGGCGGTGACGCTCTTTGAAGCGGTGCGGCAGCGCGCGGTGCCCGTACCAACCCGGCCACGTTAG
- a CDS encoding MerR family transcriptional regulator: MGIEPRLGSKVFYKIGEVSQLTKLPAYVLRFWESEFKFLSPKKSRGNQRLYIRRDIETVLEIKRMLYEEGHTLEGVKRYWARRGRAASRKLTPQELAKKLRGDLQAIVKIIDAHSP, encoded by the coding sequence ATGGGGATTGAACCCAGGCTGGGGAGTAAAGTTTTTTATAAAATCGGGGAGGTGAGTCAACTGACGAAGCTCCCGGCTTACGTGCTACGTTTTTGGGAGTCTGAGTTTAAGTTCCTGAGCCCGAAGAAGAGTCGTGGAAACCAGCGTCTGTATATTCGCCGGGACATTGAGACGGTCCTTGAAATTAAGCGGATGCTGTATGAAGAAGGGCACACGCTGGAAGGAGTGAAGCGGTATTGGGCCAGGCGTGGGCGGGCGGCTTCTCGGAAGCTCACCCCCCAAGAGTTGGCCAAGAAGCTGCGCGGGGATCTCCAGGCCATTGTGAAAATTATCGACGCGCATTCACCGTAA
- a CDS encoding PilW family protein — translation MSGSSRYPAWLKGLISSSGVCLSELMVALAIGTVVLAGSLEAFNLVQAQAVRQQRILAAQQEMRLGLEVFEQEVRMASSSTIAVARSDRFEFSANIHGLRTVTTAPLVAGQTLLPVQSGSGWEAGKTVVLCGMSRCESHRLGSPGQRSQLLLSDPVGGAYPPGASVEVRNRVAYYTRVDDRDRTQLMRQIDGGAGVLIGDLQSVRLSYWDEWGKAGAGIGRIIRVAVELSMIGGDPKVIRDVTVRS, via the coding sequence ATGAGTGGATCGAGTCGATATCCTGCGTGGCTGAAAGGTCTGATCTCATCGTCCGGGGTGTGTTTATCAGAACTGATGGTGGCCCTAGCGATCGGGACGGTGGTATTGGCAGGAAGTCTGGAGGCGTTCAACCTTGTGCAGGCTCAGGCCGTTCGACAGCAACGCATCCTGGCCGCCCAGCAAGAAATGCGGTTGGGGCTGGAAGTGTTTGAGCAGGAAGTCCGCATGGCTTCGTCGTCGACCATTGCCGTTGCCAGGTCTGATCGATTTGAGTTTTCCGCCAACATCCATGGGTTGCGGACGGTGACCACGGCTCCTCTCGTGGCTGGTCAAACCCTGTTGCCGGTGCAGAGCGGCAGTGGGTGGGAAGCGGGGAAAACGGTGGTGCTTTGTGGAATGAGTCGGTGCGAATCCCACCGACTGGGGAGCCCGGGCCAGCGCAGCCAACTCTTGCTGAGTGATCCGGTTGGAGGAGCCTATCCTCCGGGTGCGTCGGTCGAGGTGCGTAATCGGGTGGCGTACTACACCCGGGTTGATGACCGAGATCGTACGCAGCTGATGCGGCAGATTGATGGAGGCGCCGGAGTGTTGATCGGCGATTTGCAGTCGGTGCGTTTGTCGTACTGGGATGAGTGGGGGAAGGCTGGCGCAGGAATCGGCCGGATTATTCGTGTTGCAGTGGAACTCTCGATGATTGGCGGTGACCCCAAGGTTATTCGAGACGTCACGGTGCGCTCCTAG
- the cysS gene encoding cysteine--tRNA ligase — protein MLKIYNTLTGKKDAFEPLVPGTARMYVCGVTVYDYCHIGHARSALVFDVVRRYLEYSGLRVEFAKNFTDVDDKIIKRANEQGVGCDTITEKYIQAYYDDMKRLGVRPATIEPKATEHMADIVRLTETLIAKGLAYQVDGDVYFEVAKYGEYGRLSKRKMEDLQSGARVGVDERKRHPMDFALWKSAKPGEPAWPSPWGEGRPGWHIECSAMAIRHLGETFDIHGGGMDLIFPHHENEIAQSCGATGKEFARYWMHNGFVQINQEKMSKSLGNFFTIREIFEKSEWPEAETGEMLRYFLLATQYRGPLDFSDQALKEAKSTVNGFYDLFARLAETGGKASGDAGLNTAIERCTAAFQSAMDDDLNTPVALAALQGLRSDLNKLLAEGLSTDARCRAREAFRSLGRVLALFQLDQWLFNVETGGHGSPAGEVEIERQIAERTEAKKRKDFARADAIRAELAAQGIIIEDKPDGTSRWKR, from the coding sequence ATGCTCAAGATTTACAATACGCTGACGGGAAAGAAGGACGCGTTTGAGCCGCTCGTGCCCGGCACCGCGCGCATGTATGTCTGCGGGGTGACGGTGTATGACTATTGCCACATCGGTCATGCGCGCAGTGCGCTGGTGTTCGATGTGGTTCGGCGGTATTTGGAGTATTCCGGACTTCGTGTCGAGTTTGCCAAGAATTTCACAGACGTCGATGACAAGATCATCAAGCGCGCCAATGAGCAGGGTGTCGGCTGTGACACGATCACGGAGAAATATATTCAGGCCTATTATGATGATATGAAGCGATTGGGCGTGCGGCCCGCGACGATCGAACCGAAAGCGACGGAGCATATGGCCGACATCGTCCGGCTGACCGAAACCCTGATCGCGAAGGGCTTGGCCTATCAAGTGGATGGAGACGTCTACTTCGAGGTTGCCAAATACGGAGAGTACGGACGTTTGTCTAAGCGAAAGATGGAGGATCTCCAATCCGGGGCGCGGGTGGGTGTGGATGAACGAAAGCGACATCCGATGGATTTCGCGCTATGGAAAAGCGCCAAGCCTGGCGAGCCGGCATGGCCGAGCCCGTGGGGCGAGGGACGGCCGGGGTGGCACATTGAGTGTTCCGCCATGGCGATTCGCCACCTGGGCGAGACGTTCGATATCCACGGCGGCGGAATGGATCTGATTTTTCCGCACCATGAGAATGAGATTGCCCAATCGTGCGGCGCGACGGGGAAAGAGTTTGCCCGCTATTGGATGCACAACGGGTTTGTGCAGATCAATCAGGAGAAGATGTCCAAGTCGTTGGGGAACTTCTTCACCATCCGGGAGATCTTTGAAAAGTCGGAGTGGCCGGAAGCGGAAACCGGAGAGATGTTGCGGTATTTCTTATTGGCGACACAATACCGAGGTCCGTTGGATTTCTCCGATCAAGCGTTGAAAGAAGCGAAGAGTACCGTGAATGGGTTCTACGATCTCTTTGCGCGGCTGGCTGAGACGGGCGGGAAGGCGTCAGGAGATGCCGGATTGAATACAGCAATTGAACGATGCACGGCCGCATTTCAGTCCGCTATGGACGACGATCTTAATACGCCAGTGGCTCTTGCGGCGTTGCAGGGACTGCGCAGTGATCTGAACAAACTACTGGCCGAGGGTTTGTCGACGGATGCGCGATGCAGGGCCAGAGAGGCCTTTCGATCGCTGGGCCGAGTGTTGGCATTGTTCCAGTTAGATCAGTGGCTGTTCAACGTCGAAACCGGGGGACATGGTTCCCCTGCGGGTGAGGTCGAGATTGAGAGACAAATTGCCGAACGAACGGAAGCCAAGAAGCGGAAGGACTTCGCACGCGCCGACGCCATTCGAGCGGAACTGGCAGCCCAAGGCATCATCATCGAAGACAAGCCCGATGGCACCAGCCGATGGAAGCGATGA
- the cimA gene encoding citramalate synthase, which yields MARKSSQTRSSRRTLPEEPVVIPVLTVDRAAALEVYDTTLRDGAQAEDVSFSAEDKVRVAQKLDELGVHYIEGGWPGANPKDIEFFRIMKTIPLKHASVIAFGSTRKASNSVQKDQNLQALLAAETKTITLFGKTWSLHVTDALGISLAKNLELIGDSIAHLKSKGRRVFYDAEHFFDGYKTNPEYALNTIRKAVEAGAERVILCDTNGGAMPWEIRAICEVVRQEITVPLGIHAHNDCEMAVANSLVAIETGIIQVQGTINGIGERCGNANLCSIIPNLELKMRRPALGDRLSHLKDVSGFVTEIANLMPNKHQPYVGDSAFAHKGGVHIHAVLKNALTYEHVDPTRVGNRQRVLVSDYAGRSGLLDKIEAYGIKLSKDHAKVQELMDTLKARENEGYQFEGAEGSFELLMRKAMGTHKPAFQLLGFRVIVEKKQEDGAPLSEATVMIKVGGVVEHTAAVGAGPVNALDHALRKALEKFYPQLQEVKLLDYKVRVLAANKGTESKVRVLIESGDHKDKWGTVGVSENIIEATWQALADSIEYKLLAKP from the coding sequence ATGGCTCGAAAATCCTCACAGACTCGTTCTTCTCGTCGCACTCTACCGGAGGAGCCGGTCGTCATTCCGGTTCTCACCGTCGACCGCGCCGCCGCGCTGGAAGTGTACGATACGACGCTTCGCGACGGTGCGCAGGCTGAAGACGTCAGCTTTTCCGCGGAAGACAAAGTTCGTGTCGCTCAAAAGTTAGACGAACTGGGCGTGCACTATATTGAGGGCGGCTGGCCGGGCGCCAATCCGAAGGACATCGAGTTTTTCCGGATCATGAAGACGATCCCGCTCAAGCATGCCTCGGTCATTGCCTTTGGATCGACGCGCAAGGCCAGTAATTCCGTTCAGAAAGACCAGAATCTGCAGGCCCTCCTCGCAGCGGAAACCAAGACCATCACGCTGTTTGGGAAAACCTGGTCGTTGCACGTGACCGATGCGCTGGGGATCTCACTGGCGAAAAATCTCGAATTGATCGGCGATTCCATTGCGCATCTGAAAAGTAAGGGCCGCCGGGTGTTTTACGATGCCGAGCATTTCTTCGACGGCTACAAGACGAATCCGGAGTATGCGCTGAATACGATTCGCAAGGCGGTGGAGGCAGGGGCTGAACGCGTCATTCTCTGCGATACAAACGGCGGGGCGATGCCGTGGGAGATCCGGGCCATCTGTGAAGTGGTGCGCCAGGAAATCACGGTGCCGTTGGGCATCCATGCCCACAACGATTGTGAAATGGCGGTGGCGAACTCACTGGTGGCGATCGAGACCGGCATCATTCAGGTGCAGGGAACGATCAATGGGATCGGTGAGCGCTGCGGAAATGCCAACCTGTGTTCCATCATTCCGAATCTCGAGTTGAAGATGCGGCGACCGGCGCTCGGCGACCGGCTCAGTCATTTGAAAGATGTGTCGGGATTCGTCACGGAAATCGCGAACTTGATGCCCAACAAGCACCAGCCCTATGTGGGCGATTCGGCGTTTGCCCACAAAGGCGGCGTCCACATTCATGCGGTGCTGAAGAACGCATTGACCTATGAGCACGTCGATCCGACGAGGGTGGGGAATCGCCAGCGCGTGCTGGTGTCGGACTATGCGGGACGGAGCGGCCTGTTAGACAAGATCGAAGCCTACGGCATCAAGCTGTCAAAGGATCATGCGAAGGTGCAAGAGCTGATGGATACGCTCAAAGCGCGTGAAAACGAAGGCTATCAGTTTGAAGGCGCCGAGGGTTCGTTTGAGCTGCTGATGCGCAAGGCGATGGGAACTCATAAGCCGGCGTTCCAGCTGTTGGGATTCCGCGTGATTGTGGAAAAGAAACAGGAAGACGGCGCGCCCCTTTCAGAGGCGACCGTCATGATCAAGGTTGGCGGCGTGGTTGAGCACACCGCAGCGGTCGGAGCCGGACCGGTGAATGCGCTGGACCATGCGCTGCGTAAGGCCTTGGAAAAATTCTATCCGCAATTGCAAGAAGTGAAATTACTCGATTACAAAGTGCGCGTACTCGCGGCTAATAAAGGCACGGAGTCAAAGGTGCGGGTGCTGATCGAATCCGGCGACCATAAAGATAAGTGGGGAACCGTCGGAGTATCCGAGAACATCATCGAGGCCACCTGGCAAGCCCTCGCCGACAGCATTGAGTACAAGCTTCTGGCGAAGCCATAG
- a CDS encoding GspH/FimT family pseudopilin, protein MKSERGFSLTEALTSMAIVGLVSALAIPNLMLLNARVQADVFAQQVSSELRWARQWAITKRDRVRLVFDQDRQAIVAEVGHDRVPHHQLSYQHKGLEIDEPSAGPDVVFHPSGRSATATTIQFHNGQGHARTITVSLTGRVSIR, encoded by the coding sequence GTGAAGAGTGAGAGAGGCTTCAGCCTCACCGAGGCGCTGACGTCGATGGCGATTGTCGGCCTCGTGTCGGCGTTGGCCATTCCCAATCTGATGCTGCTGAACGCGCGCGTGCAGGCTGACGTGTTTGCGCAGCAGGTCTCATCTGAACTCCGCTGGGCGAGGCAATGGGCGATCACGAAGCGAGACCGTGTCCGGCTGGTGTTCGATCAAGACCGCCAGGCGATCGTTGCTGAGGTCGGTCACGATCGCGTGCCGCACCACCAGTTGTCGTATCAGCACAAAGGGCTCGAGATCGACGAGCCGAGTGCGGGGCCGGATGTTGTGTTCCATCCGAGCGGGCGTTCTGCGACCGCCACCACAATACAATTCCACAACGGCCAGGGGCATGCGCGGACGATCACCGTGAGTCTTACGGGCAGGGTCTCGATTCGATGA
- a CDS encoding prepilin peptidase, with amino-acid sequence MWQLYFVVGLLGALIGSFLNVCIYRLPRHESIVWPGSHCPACSKPIAWYDNVPILGYLMLAGRCRACSVSIPLHYPVVEALNMVGYLALLWFFGPTMVAMVYAILFSALLVVAGTDLSHKIIPNAVTFPGIVVGLVSAATVLPLGLLNSLLGLLVGGGILWILAWASPYLFGKEGMGGGDIKLLAMIGAFLGWKLVLLTIMVGSLVGSVVGLSLLAARVITREEYIPFGPFLVLGAVSALFFGTPILEWYQGLLAG; translated from the coding sequence ATGTGGCAGCTGTATTTCGTAGTGGGACTCTTGGGCGCACTCATTGGGAGTTTTCTCAATGTGTGCATTTACCGATTGCCTCGCCATGAATCTATTGTGTGGCCGGGATCCCATTGTCCAGCTTGCTCCAAGCCGATTGCTTGGTACGACAACGTGCCGATTCTGGGCTATCTGATGCTGGCCGGTCGATGTCGCGCCTGTTCCGTCAGTATTCCGCTCCACTATCCAGTCGTAGAAGCCTTGAATATGGTTGGGTATCTGGCCCTACTTTGGTTCTTCGGGCCTACGATGGTGGCGATGGTCTATGCCATCTTGTTTTCTGCTTTGCTCGTGGTGGCGGGTACGGACTTGTCCCATAAGATTATCCCCAATGCGGTCACTTTTCCTGGGATTGTTGTAGGCCTAGTGAGCGCCGCAACCGTCTTGCCCTTGGGATTGCTGAATAGCCTCCTGGGCCTGTTGGTCGGCGGTGGAATTCTGTGGATACTCGCCTGGGCCAGCCCGTATCTATTCGGCAAGGAAGGGATGGGCGGCGGGGATATCAAATTGTTGGCAATGATCGGGGCATTTCTGGGATGGAAGTTGGTATTACTGACGATCATGGTTGGATCTCTGGTCGGGTCGGTCGTTGGCCTGTCGCTACTTGCGGCGCGGGTGATCACGCGTGAGGAGTATATTCCCTTTGGCCCGTTCCTGGTTCTGGGCGCAGTGAGCGCCCTCTTCTTTGGAACCCCCATTCTGGAGTGGTACCAAGGGTTATTGGCAGGCTAA
- a CDS encoding DedA family protein — protein sequence MIGDLIEAIIGELSRFVIACISRFGYAGILFTMAVESACIPLPSEIIMPFSGYLVLSGQFTMLGVTLAGAIGNVVGSIAAYYAGVWGGRPFVERYGRYFLVSHRDLDIADRWFLKYGEAAVFFSRMLPVVRTFISLPAGIARMNFPRFVLFTFLGALPWCYLLAYIGLKMGERWEELRDYFHRFDIVIGVILVVIIGLFVWSHWPKRRAPQP from the coding sequence ATGATCGGAGATCTCATTGAAGCGATTATCGGTGAGCTGAGCCGCTTTGTCATCGCCTGCATTTCCCGATTCGGCTATGCCGGGATTTTGTTCACTATGGCGGTGGAGAGTGCCTGCATCCCATTGCCCAGTGAGATTATTATGCCGTTTTCAGGCTATCTGGTCTTGTCCGGGCAGTTCACGATGCTCGGGGTGACACTAGCCGGGGCGATTGGGAATGTCGTCGGGTCGATTGCCGCATACTATGCCGGAGTGTGGGGGGGGCGCCCGTTTGTGGAGCGCTATGGTCGGTACTTTCTTGTGTCGCACCGAGATCTCGATATCGCCGATCGCTGGTTCCTGAAATACGGGGAAGCCGCGGTCTTTTTCAGCCGAATGCTTCCGGTGGTGCGTACGTTCATTTCGTTACCGGCCGGTATCGCGCGGATGAATTTCCCTCGGTTTGTGCTGTTCACATTTCTTGGCGCGTTGCCCTGGTGCTATCTTCTTGCCTATATCGGGTTGAAGATGGGAGAGCGCTGGGAAGAGCTGCGTGACTATTTCCATCGGTTCGATATTGTGATCGGCGTGATTCTGGTCGTCATTATCGGACTGTTCGTTTGGTCGCACTGGCCGAAGCGGCGCGCGCCACAGCCATAG
- a CDS encoding type IV pilus modification PilV family protein, which translates to MRRHHDGGFSLVESMVAMSISMIVVMGGMAALQVSARLVQQGVMKTRALVLAQGRLEAKRSVRWETLLEDDLDHDGRMDVMMADDGQGADVSAGDGIYSAQWEHDGVTLKWTVAMDRLGPLGTAGLVTIRAAASYPGLGAVRMVEVGTVRANPAFTGSR; encoded by the coding sequence ATGAGGCGGCATCACGACGGAGGTTTCAGTCTGGTGGAGTCGATGGTTGCCATGAGTATTTCGATGATTGTTGTGATGGGCGGGATGGCGGCGCTCCAGGTGTCTGCCAGGCTGGTTCAACAGGGGGTGATGAAGACGAGGGCGTTGGTGCTGGCGCAGGGGCGCTTGGAAGCGAAACGGTCCGTGCGGTGGGAGACGCTCCTGGAGGATGATCTCGACCACGATGGCCGCATGGATGTGATGATGGCGGATGACGGGCAAGGGGCCGATGTCTCGGCCGGAGACGGCATCTATTCGGCCCAGTGGGAGCATGACGGAGTGACTTTGAAATGGACGGTGGCGATGGACCGTCTCGGGCCACTCGGTACTGCCGGATTGGTGACGATTCGGGCGGCAGCATCCTATCCAGGACTTGGTGCCGTGCGGATGGTGGAGGTGGGAACCGTGCGGGCCAATCCGGCATTTACAGGATCCCGATGA
- a CDS encoding response regulator transcription factor gives MAKATTKPRVRKSLADLEPPPRKKRPESLTAREQEILELIWAGFKNKEIGTKLKISVKTVEAHRANMMKKMRVSNTAQLLKNAIQGGVLKIR, from the coding sequence ATGGCCAAAGCAACGACCAAGCCTCGGGTTCGCAAATCCCTTGCAGACCTTGAGCCTCCTCCTCGCAAGAAACGGCCGGAGTCGCTCACCGCACGTGAGCAGGAAATTCTGGAATTGATCTGGGCTGGATTTAAGAATAAGGAAATCGGCACCAAGCTCAAGATCAGCGTGAAAACGGTGGAGGCCCACCGCGCCAACATGATGAAGAAGATGCGGGTATCCAACACCGCCCAACTGCTGAAGAACGCCATTCAAGGCGGCGTGCTGAAGATCCGCTAA
- the surE gene encoding 5'/3'-nucleotidase SurE translates to MRILVTNDDGIDSPGLTILADALKAIGEVWVVAPDRERTAVAHAVTLHKPLRLHRLAPRTFSVNGTPVDCVNLALLKVLPKPPAIVVSGINKGVNLGDDVLYSGTVSAAMEGAILGIPSIAVSQEGRETFRFPVAADYAARIVRLVLEQGLPDETLLNVNVPNRALRSIKGVRVTCLSRRRFDNPIIEKLDPHGRKYFWIAGTRVSWSRSQNADHEALEEGRVSVTPIHLDCTNYAVLDHFRAWEPMIQDKSVRAKPRARSASQRKG, encoded by the coding sequence ATGCGAATTTTAGTCACGAATGACGACGGAATCGATTCGCCTGGTCTGACGATATTGGCCGATGCGCTCAAAGCGATCGGTGAAGTGTGGGTGGTGGCGCCGGATCGGGAGCGTACTGCTGTGGCCCATGCCGTGACATTGCATAAGCCGCTCCGCCTGCATCGCTTGGCGCCGCGCACATTTTCCGTGAACGGCACGCCGGTGGATTGTGTGAACTTGGCGCTGCTGAAAGTGCTGCCGAAGCCTCCTGCCATTGTGGTGTCCGGAATCAATAAGGGCGTCAATCTTGGGGACGACGTGCTCTATTCGGGAACCGTCTCTGCGGCGATGGAGGGGGCGATCCTTGGCATTCCATCGATTGCTGTGTCGCAGGAGGGACGAGAGACCTTTCGGTTTCCCGTTGCCGCCGACTATGCGGCGCGCATCGTTCGGCTCGTGTTGGAGCAAGGACTGCCCGATGAAACGTTGTTGAATGTGAATGTGCCGAATCGTGCGTTGCGCTCCATCAAGGGAGTACGGGTGACCTGTCTCAGTCGCCGGCGCTTTGACAATCCCATTATCGAGAAACTCGATCCGCATGGCAGGAAATATTTCTGGATCGCCGGCACGCGGGTATCCTGGAGCCGGAGCCAGAATGCTGATCACGAAGCGCTCGAAGAGGGGCGGGTGTCGGTGACGCCGATTCACTTGGATTGCACCAACTATGCAGTGCTTGATCATTTTCGAGCCTGGGAGCCGATGATCCAGGATAAGTCGGTGCGTGCCAAGCCGCGCGCACGTTCGGCTTCACAACGGAAGGGGTGA
- a CDS encoding integration host factor subunit alpha — translation MRKADIANEIFKQVGISKNEAADIVELVLNLLKSVLQKGESVKIAGFGNFVVRSKGSRKGRNPRTGEEIGITPRRVVTFRPSQVFKKYVNS, via the coding sequence ATGAGAAAGGCTGATATCGCAAACGAGATCTTCAAGCAGGTTGGAATTTCGAAAAATGAGGCGGCCGATATCGTTGAACTTGTGCTCAACCTTCTCAAGTCGGTGCTGCAAAAAGGGGAATCAGTCAAGATTGCGGGGTTCGGCAATTTCGTCGTTCGCAGCAAAGGTTCTCGCAAGGGGCGCAATCCTCGCACAGGAGAAGAAATTGGGATTACCCCGCGTCGCGTTGTCACATTCCGCCCAAGCCAAGTCTTTAAGAAGTACGTCAATTCATAG